The genomic window TGACCCTGCTCGGGGCGCTGCCGGTCTACCGGCGGGTGGCCGCCGACAGCCCGCACGGCGAGGGTTCGATCGCGATGCTGGTGCGGCTGCTGTCGTTCTGGAAGGGCAAACTGTTCGTCCTGGTCCTGCTCGGGTTCGCGGCCACCGACTTCATCATCACGATCACCCTGTCCGCCGCCGACGCGACCGCGCACATCGACGAGAACCCGTTCTGGCCGGACACCTGGCACGGCCAGGAGGTGCTGATCACGCTGATGCTGATCGCGGCGCTCGGCGCGGTGTTCCTGAAAGGCTTCACCGAGGCCATCGGCATCGCGGTCGTGCTGGTCGGCGTCTATCTCGGGCTCAACGTGATCGTGCTCGGCGACGCGTTGTGGCAGGTGTTCACCCATCCGACAGTGGTCACCGACTGGACGACCGCCCTCACCACCTCACACGGCAGCCCGCTGGCGATGGTCGGCATCGCGCTGTTGGTCTTCCCGAAACTGGCGCTCGGGCTCTCCGGCTTCGAGACCGGCGTGGCCGTCATGCCGCACATCAAAGGCGACCTGCAAGCACGGATCCGGGGCGGGAAACGGCTACTCACCACCGCTGCGGTGATCATGAGCGTCTTCCTGGTCACCAGCAGTGTCGCCACCACCGTGCTGATCCCTGCCGCCGAGTTCCAGCCCGGCGGCGAGGCCAACGGGCGGGCCCTGGCCTACCTCGCCCACCAGAACCTGGGCACCGTGTTCGGCAGCGTCTACGACATCTCGACCATCGCGATCCTCTGGTTCGCCGGGGCCTCCGCGATGGCCGGACTGCTCAACCTGGTGCCACGCTACCTGCCCAAATTCGGGATGGCACCGGCCTGGGCGCGGGCCGTCCGGCCGCTGGTCCTGGTCTTCACCGGCACCGCGTTCCTGATCACCTGGATCTTCGACGCCGACGTGGACGCCCAGGGCGGGGCGTACGCCACCGGGGTCCTGGTCCTGATCACCTCGGCCTCGGTGGCGGTGACCCTCTCCGCCCACCGCACCGGGCAGCGCGCCCGGACCTGGGGCTTCGGCGCGATCACCGCGGTCTTCGTCTACACCACCCTCGTCAACATCGGGGAACGCCCCGACGGCGTGAAGATCGCCGCCTGTTTCATTGCCGCGATCATCGCGGTGTCATTGCTCTCCCGTATCTTCCGGGCCTTCGAACTGCGTGTCACCCGCATCGACGCCGACCCGCTGGTCCATCAATGGCTCGACGAGATCGGCAGCCGGCAGATCCGCCTGATCGCCAACGAACCCGAAGCTCGCGACACCCGCGAATACTCCGAGAAACTGGCGCAGATCATCGCCGACAACGACATGACCGATCAGCGGGACGTCCTTTTCGTCGAGGTGACCGTTGGCGACGCCTCAGACTTCGAAACCGATCTGCCGGTACGCGGGGAGTTGCTGCACCACCGCTACCGCGTCCTCACGCTGGAGAGTTCATCGGTGCCGAGTGCCCTGGCCGCGCTGACGCTGTGGATCCGGGACACCACCCACCGGCGCCCGCACATCTACTTCGAATGGACCGAGGGCAACCCGGTCACCAACTTCGCCCGCTACCTGATCTTCGGCCAGGGCGAGGTGGCCCCGGTGACCCGCGAGATGATCCGCCAGGCCGAACCGGACCGCCGCCGCCGCCCCCACGTCCACGTCGGCTGACCCGGCCCGGCCGGGCTGCCGGTGGCCGGGATCGGTGCGCGTCAGGTCCGGAACCTGGCGACCAGGGCCCGGAGATCGCTGGTCATGCCGGTGAGGTTGTGTGCCGCGGCGAGGGCGGTCTGCGCGTCCTCGGCGGTGGCTGAGGCGTCCGCGGCGACCGTGGCGATCGCCGTGGTGATCTCGCCACTGCGGCTGGACGCCTCGTTCATGTTGCGGGTCATCTCGGCGGCGGTGCTGCTCTGCTGGTCGATGGCCGAGGCGATGGTGGTCTGCAGGCCGTTGATGCGCTGGATGACGGTGGTGATCTCGTCGATCGCCTGGACCGCGTCGGTGGCGCCGGACTGAATCGCCTCGACCCGGGTGGAGATGTCCTTGGTGGCCCGGGCGGTCTCCTGAGCGAGATCCTTGACCTCGCCGGCGACGACGGCGAAGCCCTTTCCGGACTCTCCGGCCCGGGCGGCTTCGATGGTGGCGTTGAGGGCGAGCAGGTTGGTCTGTTCGGCGATCGAGGTGATGACCTTGATGACGTTGCCGATCTCGGTGGACGAGGTGCCGAGCTGAATCATGATCGTGTTGGTGCGTTCGGCCATCGCGACGGCCTCGGCGACGACCTGGACGGCGTTGGCGGTGCTGCGGGTGATCTCGGCGATCGAGGCGCTCATGTCCTGGTTGCCGGCGGCCGTGGTGTCGATGTTGCGGGCGACCGCGTCGGCGGCCCCGGCGGTGACTCCGGCGTGACCGGTGGCCCGTTCGGCCGCGGCGGAGATCTTCTGGGACACGGTGGTCATCCGGCTGGTGGAATCGGCGACGGTGGTGGCGGACTCGGTGATCGCCGCGATGGTCTCGCGCATCCCGACGATGACCGTGTTGACCTGCCCGGCCATGTCAGCGAACTCGTCGCGGCCGATGACGTCGGCCCGATGGGACAGGTCGCCGTCCGCGACCGTGGCGAGCGCGGTGGACACCTGCCGCAGTGCGGTGAGGATGCTGCTGGTCACCAGGGCGGCCATGCCCAGCAGCAGCGCGGCCGCGACCCCGGCGGTCAGTGACAGCGTCCAGGTGTCGGAGCTTCCCTGCGCGGCCACGGCGGCGGCGATGGCGGCGGCGTTGGCGTCCAATGCGTCCCCGACCGCCGGCAGGTCGTCCTCCACGGCGGTGAAGGCGGCGGTGAACTGCAGGAAGGTGGCGTCTCGGGCCCGGCCGGCCGGGGTGGTGACGACGGTTTCCGCGAGCTGAATGTAGTTCTCGACCGTGGGGGTGACCTCGTCGGTCGCGGCCCGGACCGGAGCCGGGGTCTGCTCGCCACGCAGAACGGCCAGCCTGTCGCGCATGGCGGCGCTGTGCTCGGTGAGATCGTCGGCGGCTTCGGCCCGGTCGGTCGCCCCGCGGGAGAACACGCCCCGCAGCACGTCGCCGCGGATGGCGTCGTGGGCCATGTCGGCTTCCAGCGCGGTACGGGTCAGCTGTGCCGACGTCTGCAGGTCCCGGGCGTTGTCCTGGGCCTTACCGAGCCCGCGGATGCCGACCATCGTGCTGATCACCAACCCGGCCAGTGCGATCGCGACGATCAGCCCCAGTTTGGTGCGCACCCGTCGACTGCGAAGCCATGCGTACACCACAGCCTGTACCCCCGTGCCGGTGTTCGAGACTGATTCGGTCCTGCAGTCCTTGATCGGCATGAACGCTGCTGGAATGAGCGTCAGGCGATCCGGCACCGAGGGGACGATTGGATACCCTTGGGGGGTATGGGTATAGTCGCCGAGGGTGGGCGGCATCGGCCGCTCGGTCTTTCGCGAAGGAGAACCGCCGTGGCGACTCGGAGCGGGGTAGTCATGAACACCCCCACCAAGCTGGGAGTCTTCGGCCTGGGGCTGGCGGTCGTCTTCACCGCGGCCCTCGGTCTGGGCCGCGCGATCGGCCCGGACGCCACCACCGTCACCACCCATGACCAGCACGGGGAACCCGCCGCGACCGCCGCCACGATCCTGCCGGCCGGGTTGCAGGTCACCCAGGACGGCTACCGGCTCCAGCCGATCAGCACCGCACTCGCCGTCGGCGCGGCCGAGCCGTTCCGGTTCCGGGTCCTCGGGCCGGACGGTGCGCCGGTCACCGGCTACACCCGCGACCACGACAAGGACCTGCACCTGATCGTGGTCCGCCGGGACCTGTCCGGGTTCCAGCACGTGCACCCGGAGATGGCCGCCGACGGCACCTGGTCGGTGCCACTGGCCGTCGCCGAGCCGGGGCAGTACCGGGTCTTCGCCGACTTCCGGCCCGCCGCCCACGACGACGGTCTGACCCTCGGCACCGACGTCCCGGCACCCGGCGACTACCAGCCCCGCCCGTTACCGGCGGCTGAGCGCAGCACCACCGTCGACGGCTACACCGTCACCCTCGCCGGCGACCTCGTCCCGGGTGACTCCGCGCGGCTGACACTGTCCGTCAGCAAGGCCGGCTCGCCGGTCACCGATCTGGAGCCTTACCTCGGCGCGTACGGCCATCTCGTCGCCCTTCGCGCCGGTGACCTGGCCTACCTGCACGTGCACCCGGACGACACGACCACGGCCGGGCCCGGCATCGTCTTCCACGCCGACGTCCCGTCCGCCGGGGACTACCGGCTCTACCTCGACTTCCAGCACGGCGGCACGGTGCACACCGCCGAGTTCACCGCGACCGCCGGTTCGCCACCGGTCGCGCCCAGCTCGTCACCGGAGGTCCCGTCGGCACAGCCGAGCGCCACCGGACACGACGCCGACGGCCACACCCACGACTGAGGAAGGTCAGGACTTCACCAGGCGGGCGATCGCCGCGCTCGCCTCCTTGATCTTCGCGTCGACATCGCCTTCCGCGGCGGCGTGCACGACACAATGCCGCAGGTGATCCTCCAGCAGGCCGATCGCCACCGCGTGCAGGGCGCTCTTCGCGGCCGAGATCTGGGTCAGGACGTCGATGCAGTAGGTGTCCTCGTCGACCATCCGCTGCAGGCCGCGGATCTGCCCCTCGACTCGTTTCAGCCGGGCCGTCAGGGCCTGCTTGTCCGCCGAGTATCCGTGCGGCCCGGCCGGTGTCGCCTCACTCATGCCGTGCAAGATACCGGGTGTCCCGGCACCACGACCGCGGTCACCACGAGGCCCCGGCTGACCAGGAACCTTCCGTTCAGCCGGGTCAACGGGGCGCCGCCGTCCAACCGGGTGCCGTCGATCCGGATGCCGGCGGTGAACCTCTCGTGCACCGGGTCGAGGTCCACCCGGGCCTCGGTGAAGTCCAGTTCCCGCCGGGTGAGCGGGTACCACGCCTTGAAGACCGACTCCTTGGCACTGAACAGCAGCCGATCCCAGTGCACCGCCGGGTCGGTCGTGCGCAGCCGGTCGAGCATGTCCCGTTCCTCGTCGATGATCACCAGCTCGCCGGCGTCGTCGGGCAGCGGGTCGTTCGGCTCGGCGTCGATACCGATCGCGGCCGGGTCGCCGGACCGGGCCACCGCCGCCGCCCGGTAGCCGGGGCAGTGCGTGATGCTGCCGACCACCCCGGCCGGCCACCCCGGTGCACCGCGCCGCGCACGCGGGATGGCCACCGGCGCGTGACCGATCTCGGCCAGTGCCGCACGGGCGCAGCGGCGCGCGGTGACGAACTCCCGCCGGCGGCTGTCGACCGCGCGGGCGACGAACTGTTCCTCACCGGGGAACACCGGCTCACCGGGGACGTCGCCGAACGCCTCCACCGCCACGACGGCGGACGGCAGCAGCCGCTCGATCACGACGCGGTGGCGGTCAGGTCCGCCAGGATCGCCTCGCAACTGCGCAGCACCACCGAGGCGGCCCGGCGCTGTGCCGGAGTCCGGTCGGCGAGGGCGGACTCGTGCCGCCAGCGGTCGGCACTGTCGCCGGCCACCGTCCAGATGTCGTCGGCGGTGGCCTCGGTCGGCAGGCCGAGACGTTCACCCAGGCTGGTGCCGGTGCCACCGAGCAGCCGCCGGGCCTCCAGCGCGGTCTCCGCCGGCAACTCCACCCGGCCGGACCGCAACGCCGACAGCAGCCGCAGCTCGGTGAAGTCGTGCGCCCCGGCCAGCAGTAACTCCAGCTCGGCCAGCAGTTGCGCCGACGGCGGCCGTACCTCGGTGCGCAGCAGCTGGTCGAGAACGATCAGTGCCGACCGGGCCTTGAGGGCGGCCCGGCGGGCGGTGAACAACTCCGCGATCGAGGTCTGCAGATCCTTCAGGCCGCTGTGTTCGTGCATCCGGTCCGCCAGGGCGGCGGCCGTGCCGGAACCGGTGCGGGCCAGCGCGAGAGCGAGCCGGATGCCACCCAGCCCGAACCGCCCCAACAGGGCCAGCCGCACCTGCTGGTCGACGGCGGGCAGCGAACCGGCGGCGGTGAACCGGTCGGTGGACAGCAGGAACGGGTCCGCTTCCGCCTTCGGCAGGGCGGCCAGCGCGGTGATCGCCCGGAACTCGTCGGCGCGCAGCGTGCGAGCGGCGTGCCCGATCAACGGGGAGACGGCCACGACGTCCTGGCAGAGTGCCCCGATCGCCGGGTCCCGCCGTCGGCGCCGGGCGATCCGGCGGGCCTCCAGCAACCCGCCGGGCAGCCCGTCACCATGGGTGTCGGCCTTGCTCAGGACCACGATCGCATGGATCGGTGCGGTGGCCGGGCCGCGCAGGCCCCGGCCGGCCCGCAGGAAGTCCAGTTCCGTCTCGCCGATCCGCGGCGCGAGCAGCAGGACCGCGTCGGCCTCCGGCAGCACCTGGCCGGGTGGCGCCGACGGCCCGGTGTCGATCAGTTCGGTGCGCCGCAGCACCCGGCTCGGCCACTGCACGACCACCCGCGGGGCCGGGCCACCGGCGGGTGCCGCGCCGTCCACCCCGAGCCGCAGTC from Actinoplanes derwentensis includes these protein-coding regions:
- a CDS encoding alkaline phosphatase family protein, whose translation is MTSEELERRTHGLLVKAAHVYRDHPRAAGRLRHTLDRFTGPLRLAVAGASRTGRSTLVNALVGEDLAPVEPADSVTYRDGTQPRAWCHPGQGRPYEVPVTRGPGGLRLGVDGAAPAGGPAPRVVVQWPSRVLRRTELIDTGPSAPPGQVLPEADAVLLLAPRIGETELDFLRAGRGLRGPATAPIHAIVVLSKADTHGDGLPGGLLEARRIARRRRRDPAIGALCQDVVAVSPLIGHAARTLRADEFRAITALAALPKAEADPFLLSTDRFTAAGSLPAVDQQVRLALLGRFGLGGIRLALALARTGSGTAAALADRMHEHSGLKDLQTSIAELFTARRAALKARSALIVLDQLLRTEVRPPSAQLLAELELLLAGAHDFTELRLLSALRSGRVELPAETALEARRLLGGTGTSLGERLGLPTEATADDIWTVAGDSADRWRHESALADRTPAQRRAASVVLRSCEAILADLTATAS
- a CDS encoding 4'-phosphopantetheinyl transferase family protein, with translation MIERLLPSAVVAVEAFGDVPGEPVFPGEEQFVARAVDSRRREFVTARRCARAALAEIGHAPVAIPRARRGAPGWPAGVVGSITHCPGYRAAAVARSGDPAAIGIDAEPNDPLPDDAGELVIIDEERDMLDRLRTTDPAVHWDRLLFSAKESVFKAWYPLTRRELDFTEARVDLDPVHERFTAGIRIDGTRLDGGAPLTRLNGRFLVSRGLVVTAVVVPGHPVSCTA
- a CDS encoding methyl-accepting chemotaxis protein — its product is MRTKLGLIVAIALAGLVISTMVGIRGLGKAQDNARDLQTSAQLTRTALEADMAHDAIRGDVLRGVFSRGATDRAEAADDLTEHSAAMRDRLAVLRGEQTPAPVRAATDEVTPTVENYIQLAETVVTTPAGRARDATFLQFTAAFTAVEDDLPAVGDALDANAAAIAAAVAAQGSSDTWTLSLTAGVAAALLLGMAALVTSSILTALRQVSTALATVADGDLSHRADVIGRDEFADMAGQVNTVIVGMRETIAAITESATTVADSTSRMTTVSQKISAAAERATGHAGVTAGAADAVARNIDTTAAGNQDMSASIAEITRSTANAVQVVAEAVAMAERTNTIMIQLGTSSTEIGNVIKVITSIAEQTNLLALNATIEAARAGESGKGFAVVAGEVKDLAQETARATKDISTRVEAIQSGATDAVQAIDEITTVIQRINGLQTTIASAIDQQSSTAAEMTRNMNEASSRSGEITTAIATVAADASATAEDAQTALAAAHNLTGMTSDLRALVARFRT
- a CDS encoding metal-sensitive transcriptional regulator codes for the protein MSEATPAGPHGYSADKQALTARLKRVEGQIRGLQRMVDEDTYCIDVLTQISAAKSALHAVAIGLLEDHLRHCVVHAAAEGDVDAKIKEASAAIARLVKS
- a CDS encoding APC family permease, producing the protein MTTTTLRGWMLKGAPQQDTAPASSAEKPHSWWKVMCLTGVDYFSTLGYQPGIAALAAGVLSPLATLVLVLVTLLGALPVYRRVAADSPHGEGSIAMLVRLLSFWKGKLFVLVLLGFAATDFIITITLSAADATAHIDENPFWPDTWHGQEVLITLMLIAALGAVFLKGFTEAIGIAVVLVGVYLGLNVIVLGDALWQVFTHPTVVTDWTTALTTSHGSPLAMVGIALLVFPKLALGLSGFETGVAVMPHIKGDLQARIRGGKRLLTTAAVIMSVFLVTSSVATTVLIPAAEFQPGGEANGRALAYLAHQNLGTVFGSVYDISTIAILWFAGASAMAGLLNLVPRYLPKFGMAPAWARAVRPLVLVFTGTAFLITWIFDADVDAQGGAYATGVLVLITSASVAVTLSAHRTGQRARTWGFGAITAVFVYTTLVNIGERPDGVKIAACFIAAIIAVSLLSRIFRAFELRVTRIDADPLVHQWLDEIGSRQIRLIANEPEARDTREYSEKLAQIIADNDMTDQRDVLFVEVTVGDASDFETDLPVRGELLHHRYRVLTLESSSVPSALAALTLWIRDTTHRRPHIYFEWTEGNPVTNFARYLIFGQGEVAPVTREMIRQAEPDRRRRPHVHVG